A genomic segment from Parafrankia irregularis encodes:
- a CDS encoding DUF742 domain-containing protein gives MPEDWSGSPAPGEHWDDAEAFVRPYAVTRGRTTPAVPLELVALVATTDGGMAAIRRRGRLAPEEHDIAILCMRIHSIAEISARLKLPLMVVRVLIDDMARGGMVSVHRPEHPDRPSPELLRRVLHGLTTL, from the coding sequence GTGCCCGAGGACTGGTCCGGGTCGCCGGCGCCGGGCGAGCACTGGGACGACGCCGAGGCGTTCGTCCGCCCCTACGCGGTGACCCGAGGACGCACGACGCCGGCGGTGCCGCTGGAGCTCGTCGCGCTCGTCGCGACCACCGACGGCGGCATGGCGGCGATCCGGCGGCGCGGCCGGCTCGCGCCCGAGGAACACGACATCGCGATCCTGTGCATGCGAATTCACTCGATCGCCGAGATCTCCGCCCGTCTGAAACTGCCGTTGATGGTGGTGCGGGTACTCATCGACGACATGGCGCGGGGCGGAATGGTCTCCGTCCACCGCCCCGAACATCCTGATCGACCCAGCCCGGAGCTCCTACGGAGGGTTCTGCATGGTCTCACCACTCTCTAG
- a CDS encoding roadblock/LC7 domain-containing protein, with amino-acid sequence MHRQPDLSFLLDRLRETVPDILCAVVLSADGLLLATSSGIERTAADQLAAVASGFDALARGAARQHGWGQVNKTMVDMENGYLFITAVGHSACLAVSSTADADVGQIAYEMAHLVSRAGRFLTPELRSQMRAALPS; translated from the coding sequence ATGCACCGACAGCCCGACCTCTCCTTTCTGCTCGATCGCCTGCGCGAGACCGTTCCCGACATCCTGTGCGCGGTTGTCCTGTCCGCGGACGGACTGCTGCTCGCCACGTCGAGCGGGATCGAACGCACGGCGGCCGACCAGCTCGCCGCGGTCGCGTCCGGCTTCGACGCACTGGCCCGCGGCGCCGCTCGCCAGCATGGCTGGGGCCAGGTCAACAAGACGATGGTCGACATGGAGAACGGCTACCTGTTCATCACCGCTGTCGGCCACAGCGCCTGCCTCGCCGTCTCCAGCACCGCCGACGCCGACGTCGGCCAGATCGCCTACGAGATGGCGCACCTGGTTAGCAGGGCCGGCCGGTTCCTGACCCCGGAGCTTCGCAGCCAGATGCGGGCGGCCCTGCCGTCCTGA
- a CDS encoding LuxR family transcriptional regulator, whose amino-acid sequence MARHPYSGVDLLAEWLRRPEPIVQAEMERLVEAGLVRQVGHQWEPQDPARVLQARHAVREAALVAERARMADERAQLYRSGLFGDYVAGRRRAGTNAGIQVLARDEIFPRMAELTGKSTQSIRFLLSGPPPPGLGGDVPDLLVPAAGRGVHIASVWTPGAVTVARRRNAGRRLPPIGQVYVAPALPMRAIVWDATAALVPVRDDDLDDGAFAVVAPTLVLAVADMVTRTQRAAAVRGSAEVVVDEPATMRRQRALLRLLDMGLDDSRAARELGVSDRTVKRDVAELCQRFGVLSRFQLGAAAARSGYLSRGGRGAEQGGTAVPSAVGVPSGVSSGVPSGVPSAVPPVAPPAAAIPSTAPAAGSRTVGMA is encoded by the coding sequence GTGGCACGCCACCCATACAGCGGGGTCGACCTGCTGGCCGAATGGCTGCGCCGGCCGGAGCCGATCGTCCAGGCGGAGATGGAGCGGCTGGTAGAGGCCGGTCTCGTCCGTCAGGTCGGGCACCAGTGGGAGCCTCAGGATCCGGCGCGCGTGTTGCAGGCACGGCACGCGGTACGTGAGGCGGCGCTGGTGGCCGAACGAGCCCGAATGGCGGATGAACGGGCCCAGCTCTACCGTTCGGGGCTCTTCGGGGACTACGTCGCCGGCCGCCGCAGAGCGGGGACGAATGCCGGCATCCAGGTTCTCGCCCGCGATGAGATCTTCCCGCGAATGGCCGAGCTCACCGGAAAGTCCACGCAGTCCATCCGATTTCTGCTCAGTGGTCCACCGCCGCCCGGCCTCGGTGGGGACGTCCCGGATCTGCTGGTCCCGGCCGCGGGCCGGGGAGTGCACATCGCCAGCGTCTGGACGCCCGGTGCGGTCACGGTGGCCAGGCGGCGAAACGCCGGGCGGCGGCTGCCGCCCATCGGTCAGGTGTATGTGGCACCCGCGTTGCCGATGCGGGCGATCGTCTGGGACGCCACCGCTGCCCTGGTTCCCGTGCGGGACGACGATCTCGACGACGGCGCGTTCGCGGTGGTCGCGCCGACGCTCGTCCTGGCGGTCGCCGACATGGTGACCCGCACCCAGCGGGCGGCCGCTGTCCGCGGCAGTGCGGAGGTGGTCGTCGACGAACCGGCGACGATGCGCCGCCAGCGAGCACTGCTGCGCCTGCTCGACATGGGGCTGGACGACAGCCGGGCTGCCCGGGAGCTGGGGGTCTCCGATCGCACCGTGAAGCGTGACGTGGCCGAGCTGTGCCAGCGCTTCGGTGTCCTGAGCAGGTTCCAGCTCGGTGCCGCCGCCGCCCGGTCCGGATATCTGTCCAGGGGCGGCCGGGGCGCGGAGCAGGGTGGCACCGCTGTCCCGTCAGCCGTGGGCGTCCCGTCAGGCGTCTCATCAGGCGTTCCGTCAGGCGTTCCTTCGGCCGTTCCGCCAGTCGCGCCGCCGGCCGCTGCGATCCCGTCGACGGCCCCTGCCGCCGGCAGTCGAACGGTTGGAATGGCATGA
- a CDS encoding GTP-binding protein has protein sequence MVSPLSRRAPTAVKVLVAGGFGVGKTTFVGSVSEIEPLTTEAAMTSASVGVDDTSAVNRKTTTTVAMDFGRLTLSNNIILYLFGTPGQDRFWFMWDELVRGAIGAVVLVDTRRMADSFPAIDFFENRQVPFLVAVNRFEANSHEYPLPMVRDAADLAPHRPVMYCDARRPDSAQTTLVHLVRHALELALTGEPLDGP, from the coding sequence ATGGTCTCACCACTCTCTAGACGCGCACCCACCGCGGTGAAGGTGCTCGTCGCCGGTGGCTTCGGAGTTGGCAAGACGACGTTCGTCGGGTCGGTGAGCGAGATCGAGCCGCTCACCACCGAGGCGGCGATGACCAGCGCCAGCGTCGGCGTCGACGACACCAGCGCGGTGAACAGGAAGACGACCACCACCGTGGCCATGGACTTCGGTCGCCTCACGCTCAGCAACAACATCATCCTGTATCTGTTCGGTACTCCCGGCCAGGACCGGTTCTGGTTCATGTGGGACGAGCTCGTCCGGGGCGCGATCGGCGCGGTGGTGCTGGTCGACACCCGCCGCATGGCCGACTCGTTTCCCGCCATCGACTTCTTCGAGAACCGCCAGGTGCCGTTCCTGGTCGCGGTCAACCGCTTCGAGGCGAACTCCCATGAATACCCGCTCCCAATGGTCCGTGATGCCGCCGACCTCGCTCCGCACCGACCGGTGATGTACTGCGACGCCAGGCGCCCGGACAGTGCGCAGACGACGCTCGTCCATCTCGTGCGCCATGCCCTGGAACTTGCCCTTACCGGAGAACCACTGGATGGTCCGTGA
- a CDS encoding sensor histidine kinase, which translates to MRNWPIRYKITVVLLLPLLALVGFGGWVVSGQLAAQRASEQTRTAARFLIHVNDLVYALQTERYAVSSLVGSGYRERDFAVRSTNARGPVDEAITTVTKTAAELPAGPRNQVRDAVAAAQGQMGGLATVRAGVDAQTLQPGPGTVTYNQMISGWLDVGAAMVGIGSEDTDVVRVATALSAISRVGESISQQYGYVSSAAVLGTAVPDRVTRVQSAIGTETAWMTQFRLSATAAEVALYDKLVGPTQAAVTELRDKVLHGQRIDFSAWAAASGAKSEQVRAVQRQVVEELEHRSGTLADAALRQAALSGLLAAGVLALSVAVSVGVASRIVGGLRNLRTGALDVAQRRLPEVTSKLRQGQPVDLEAEPAAFPTAGGDEIGDVARAFNVTYSSAVTAAYEVAEGRSVGAILQTLARRTQGLIQRQLRLIDELERDQQDGEILTKLFGVDHQATRMRRLAESLIVLSGGQPGRTFRGPVRLVQVLRAAVSEVEDYTRVHVHLPTSDVEIVGSAVGDLTHMLAELIENATAFSPPDTPVTVQASRVGQGWTVEIEDRGVGLDDEMYAATNHRMANPPPFEASTHGSQIGLFVVARLAARHRIAVRFKPSVYGGVHVVTIIPAGLIHTEVAHQTAMLPAGRAGGTGGTGGTGGGPDDPGRRRPELGPGGGPGGDRGNGGGRHTPTEEFALPVGTGTAPHPVGARAGSGIGVDLTGDADGRSSRSGDTVRMGRGGDNGHGDSYGRPDGFGADVRLGGFADSTHGAYAAHSDHGANGAGEAGMYGTRDFAEGARGSAGSGAAARSGAAPGFDPLAAGAGAPLGSGGPGGHGGSGGNGGSGGYGGNGGQDGYGRHGGNGRPGGYSGQDGSGGSGSGGGRRSGYGEYGGYSDSRVPPDDVRPVRLDPALDPSSRRGGEGRTPGVAAHSAMDLADSGVFDPLFGPLRGSDGAAATVPGGTGGAGGHPRLEDLPRRRRGAHLAESLRSEPDAEQPARRTARPPDPEAARALAQGFTSAFERGMRDADDLDGR; encoded by the coding sequence GTGCGGAACTGGCCCATTCGCTACAAGATCACCGTGGTGCTGCTCCTGCCACTGCTTGCTCTGGTCGGCTTCGGTGGCTGGGTCGTCTCCGGTCAGCTCGCCGCGCAGCGGGCGAGCGAGCAGACGCGCACGGCGGCCCGGTTCCTCATCCACGTCAACGATCTTGTGTATGCCCTGCAGACGGAGCGGTACGCCGTCTCCAGCCTGGTGGGCTCCGGGTACCGGGAACGAGACTTCGCGGTCCGTTCGACGAACGCGCGAGGCCCCGTCGACGAGGCGATCACGACCGTCACGAAGACCGCCGCGGAGCTGCCCGCCGGCCCGCGCAACCAGGTCCGGGACGCGGTCGCCGCGGCCCAGGGCCAGATGGGGGGCCTGGCGACCGTGCGCGCCGGGGTCGACGCGCAGACCCTTCAGCCCGGCCCGGGGACCGTCACCTACAACCAGATGATCTCCGGCTGGCTGGACGTCGGAGCCGCCATGGTCGGCATCGGCAGCGAGGACACGGACGTCGTGCGGGTCGCGACCGCGCTGTCCGCGATCTCCCGGGTGGGTGAGTCGATCAGCCAGCAGTACGGGTACGTCTCGTCGGCGGCCGTGCTCGGCACCGCGGTGCCCGACAGGGTCACCCGGGTCCAGTCGGCGATCGGTACGGAGACCGCCTGGATGACCCAGTTCCGGCTGTCCGCCACCGCAGCCGAGGTGGCCCTCTACGACAAGCTGGTCGGCCCCACCCAGGCGGCGGTGACCGAGCTGCGCGACAAGGTGCTGCACGGCCAGCGGATCGACTTCAGCGCCTGGGCGGCGGCGAGCGGGGCGAAGTCCGAGCAGGTCCGCGCGGTCCAGCGGCAGGTTGTCGAGGAGCTGGAGCATCGCAGCGGGACGCTGGCCGACGCGGCGCTGCGCCAGGCCGCGCTGTCCGGTCTGCTCGCGGCCGGTGTCCTCGCGTTGTCCGTCGCGGTGTCCGTCGGTGTCGCCAGCCGGATCGTCGGCGGGCTGCGCAACCTGCGCACCGGCGCGCTCGACGTCGCCCAGCGCCGACTGCCGGAGGTCACCTCGAAGCTACGGCAGGGCCAGCCCGTGGACCTTGAGGCGGAGCCAGCGGCCTTCCCGACCGCGGGCGGCGACGAGATCGGTGACGTCGCGCGCGCCTTCAACGTCACCTACTCGTCCGCCGTCACGGCGGCCTACGAGGTCGCCGAGGGCCGCAGCGTCGGCGCCATCCTGCAGACGCTGGCGCGGCGCACCCAGGGCCTCATCCAGCGCCAGCTCCGGCTGATCGACGAACTGGAGCGCGACCAGCAGGACGGCGAGATCCTGACCAAGCTGTTCGGCGTCGACCACCAGGCCACCAGAATGCGGCGGCTGGCCGAAAGCCTCATCGTGCTCTCCGGCGGCCAGCCGGGACGCACCTTCCGCGGCCCGGTCCGGCTGGTCCAGGTGCTGCGGGCGGCGGTCAGCGAGGTCGAGGACTACACCCGGGTCCATGTGCACCTGCCGACGTCCGATGTCGAGATCGTCGGCTCCGCCGTCGGTGACCTCACCCACATGCTCGCCGAGCTCATCGAGAACGCCACCGCCTTCTCCCCGCCCGACACGCCGGTGACGGTGCAGGCCAGCCGGGTTGGCCAGGGCTGGACGGTGGAGATCGAGGACCGCGGGGTCGGCCTCGACGACGAGATGTACGCCGCGACCAACCACCGCATGGCGAACCCGCCGCCGTTCGAGGCCTCGACGCACGGCAGCCAGATCGGTCTGTTCGTCGTCGCGCGCCTCGCCGCCCGGCACCGGATCGCGGTGCGTTTCAAGCCCAGCGTCTACGGCGGTGTGCACGTGGTCACGATCATTCCCGCGGGTCTCATCCACACCGAGGTCGCCCACCAGACCGCGATGCTTCCGGCGGGCAGGGCGGGCGGCACGGGTGGTACCGGTGGTACCGGCGGTGGTCCGGACGACCCGGGGCGGCGCAGGCCGGAACTGGGCCCGGGCGGCGGTCCCGGTGGAGATCGCGGCAATGGTGGCGGCAGGCATACGCCCACCGAGGAGTTCGCGCTGCCCGTCGGGACGGGAACAGCGCCCCACCCGGTCGGTGCGCGGGCCGGCAGCGGCATCGGTGTCGATCTGACCGGCGACGCGGACGGCCGTTCGAGCCGCTCCGGGGACACCGTCCGCATGGGCCGGGGCGGTGACAACGGGCACGGCGACAGCTATGGACGTCCCGACGGGTTCGGGGCGGACGTGCGCCTCGGCGGGTTCGCCGACTCGACCCACGGGGCATACGCCGCTCACAGCGATCACGGGGCCAACGGGGCCGGCGAGGCAGGCATGTACGGCACCCGCGACTTCGCCGAGGGCGCTCGGGGCTCGGCCGGTTCCGGTGCGGCCGCCCGGTCCGGTGCGGCGCCCGGTTTCGACCCGCTCGCGGCGGGGGCCGGCGCACCGCTGGGCTCCGGGGGGCCGGGCGGGCACGGCGGCAGTGGGGGGAATGGCGGCAGCGGCGGGTATGGCGGGAATGGCGGCCAGGACGGATACGGCAGGCACGGCGGAAACGGCAGGCCGGGCGGTTACAGCGGCCAAGACGGCAGCGGGGGCAGCGGCAGCGGCGGCGGCCGGCGTAGCGGGTACGGCGAGTACGGCGGATACAGCGATTCGAGGGTGCCACCGGACGACGTCCGGCCGGTGCGCCTGGATCCGGCCCTGGACCCGTCCTCGCGTCGCGGCGGCGAAGGACGTACGCCCGGCGTGGCTGCCCACAGCGCCATGGACCTGGCCGACAGCGGCGTCTTCGACCCCCTGTTCGGACCGCTGCGGGGCAGCGACGGCGCGGCCGCGACCGTGCCGGGCGGCACGGGAGGCGCCGGGGGCCATCCACGGCTTGAGGATCTGCCGCGCCGCCGCCGCGGGGCGCATCTCGCCGAGAGCCTGCGCTCGGAACCCGACGCGGAGCAGCCGGCCCGCCGCACCGCCCGCCCGCCCGACCCCGAGGCCGCCCGCGCGCTCGCCCAGGGCTTCACCAGCGCATTCGAACGCGGAATGCGTGACGCCGACGACCTCGACGGGAGATAA